The genomic stretch AACGAAAATGAATAAGGTACATCCGCATCTCCAATACCCCGGAGTCTATTCGGCTGCTCGCTCATCCGGAATTCAATTCGACCGCCCTTCAACAAATCTGCATGAGTAATATAATTCTTCGTGTAAACCTTCCTATTCAACCTCATTCGTTCGACATAACGATGCCCATCATCATTCCCCGAAGCAATGATCTGTATTTTTTTCCCGTTCTCGAAATTAATCGTTACTCTTGGGAAAAGCGGGGCCCCCAACACGTATTGATCCGTCCCCGGACACACGGGATAGAACCCCATGGCCGAGAACACATACCATGCCGATGTCTGCCCGTTATCCTCGTCCCCGCAATACCCGTCCGGACCGGGAGTATACATCCGGTTCATCACCTCTCTCAACCAATACTGCGCCTTCCAAGGCTGTCCGGCATAATTATACAAGTAAATCATATGCTGTATCGGCTGATTCCCGTGAGCATAATTTCCCATATTCATCACGGTCATTTCCCGGATTTCGTGAATCACTCCCCCATAATAACTGGCATCAAACAAAGGAGGTACGGCAAAAACAGAATCCAGCATCCGGACAAAAGTCTCTTTTCCCCCCATCAGATCAATCAACCCCTGCGGATCATGAAACACGGACCACGTATAGTGCCAACTGTTTCCTTCCGTAAAAGCATCCCCCCACTTCAAAGGAGAAAACGGGGTCATAAAACTCCCATCTTGATTCTTTCCCCGCATTAACTTCGTCTCCGGATCAAACAAATGTTTATAATTCATCGCCCGTTTCGCATATTTGTCGATTTCTTCCTCCGGACGTCCCAAAGCTTTCGCCAACCGATAAATACACCAATCGTCATAAGCATATTCCAACGTGCGGGCCGCACTCTCATTAATCCCCACATTATAAGGCACGTATCCCAACTTGTTATAATACTCATTGCCCAAACGTCCAGTGGAAGAAGCCTTGGGATGCACGTGTTCAGTCCCGTGCACCAATCCCGCGTACAACGCCTCGACATCGGCAACCCGAACCCCTTTCAAATAAGCATCCGCCAGAACAGAAGCCGAATTATTCCCGACCATACATCCCCGGTGTCCCGGACTCGCCCATTCTGGGAAAAAACCGCTTTCCTTGTACGTGTTAATCAGCCCCTCTTGAATCTCCCGGTTTCGGGAAGGGTAAACCAGATTCAACAAAGGAAACAAGCAACGGAAGGTATCCCAGAACCCCGTATCCGTATACATGTATCCCGATAACACGTTACCATTATACGGGCTATAATGCACGATATTTCCCGCCGCATCAAACTCGTAAAACTTACGCGGGAAAAGCACCGAACGATACAGACAGGAATAAAATACCCTATATTGATCCAGCGAACCGCCCTCCACTTGAATCGCCCCCAGCACCTCGTTCCATTCCGTCTTACCTTTTTCCACTAATGCATCGAAATCATCATCTCCCAACTCTTTCAAATTTCTTTCCGCCTGTTCCAAACTGATAAACGAAGAAGCCACCCGAGCGTGTACCTTTTCTCCTTTTTCGGTGCGGAAACCGATCACACTTCCCGTATGATTCGCCTGTTGGTATAACTCATCACTTAACTTTCCGTCGGCAAAAGTATGTCGATACTCAAATGACTTATCAAACTCGATCACGAAATAGTTTTTGAAATTCCCCGGAACCCCTCCGCTATTCCGAGTCGTATATCCCTCAATCCGATTGTTACCCACGATCTTGACAAACGAACCCCGGTCAAACGCATCGACAACAACATACGAACGCTCGTTCTCCGGGAAAGTAAACCGGAAAAGAGCCGCACGATCGGTTGTCGTAAACTCGGTAACGACATCATGTTCGGCCAAGTAAACCTTGTAATAATAGGGTTTGGCAACTTCCCCCTTGTGCGAAAACCAACTCGCCCGTTTATCCTGATCAAACTCCGGAGTTCCCACAACAGGCATCAAGGAAAACTGCCCGTAATCGTTAATCCACGGGCTGGGTTGGTGAGTTTGCTTAAAGCCCCGAATCTTATTTGCCGTGTACACGTAAGCCCATCCGTCACCCATTTTTCCCGTCTGAGGCATCCAGAAATTCATCCCCCACGGACGAGCAATAGCCGGGTAAGTATTCCCGGTAGACAGCTCATACGTGGATTGCGTCCCCATCAAAGGATTCACGTATTCCACGGGATCAAAAACACATTGAGCTCGTGCGGGTATTCCCGCACCGAGCCATAAAAAAATTAAAACACAAACAATCAACACCTGACATTTCATAAACACAACACTATAATTCTCATATATTAATACACATTCTACCTGTCCCCCATCGCGATCATGTACTCTTCCCAGAGACGGTCTATATCATACTCCTCTCCTAAACATTTCACATCCCCAACCATTGACATCAAAAGAATATCCCCCAAATCCGAGTGTCCCGTCCCACTCAAATGCGTATGACTAAACCCCACGATCGTCGGATCGTCATACTGAAAACCAGCACAATAACGATACGCATCCTGCTAATAAACCCCATCAATATTATGTGGCACATTTTCCGTATCGGGACTCAACTGCACTGCACCATACGGAACGCAAGCTCCCGGAAAAGTATGCCCCATACTTTTGGTCCCGATAAAAGGATTCACGTAATCTACCGGCTCTTTCTTCTCTTCTTTGTTAGGCAACATAGCCCCGAAACACAACAAAAATACACATAGATTCATTTTATCACTCATTTATTTACACATCGATTTCATTGTATCCAACACACGAATCCCTCATCCTCCCTCCCTATTAAGACAACAAACAAGCAAAAAAGAGGTACAATACGTAAAAATAATTTACCTGTATTTAAATCTAATTCGAAACGTGACGATAAAAACCGCCTCGTTTCGAATTAAAAAATGTCCTACATTCCGGAAAACAGCATCTGTTTATCCGTTAATTACCAAGCTATCTATCGTCCTCGTCTCCTTATCCACACGATAATCCCGGTTATCAACAACAATCCCGGCAACACCCACCAGAATAACCAAGTAGTCACACGCATCCCCGCCTTTCCTAGCTCAATCTTTCTATCCGGAGCCGCCTCCCGACGAGTGTCAACAGGTACCTCACCATCCGACAACCAGTAAAAAGAACCGGACATAAGTAAATAATTCGTGGCAGCAATCTCCCGACGATTTCGACTCCCCTCTCCGTTACTCAAACAATCGGCATCTCCCAACACCACAATTTTTTGTACTTTATCACCCACCTGACGTTGTAAAGCTAAAGCTAGCGGCCACGACTTTTCTATTTCCCCGATAGCCGTATTCAATCGCACGGTATCATCCAGAAAATCCGTTGTCTCCAACTCATTCCAAACCCCGGTAGAATCGCTCATCAACATCGGTATCACCCGAAAACCTTTATCCTCTGAATATTCCATCGGACAACAAGAAGGCATGGTAGCCACCGTCCCAAAACGCACCATAGAAGTAAAAGCATAAGCAATATCCGTAACTGTTGCCGGAGTAGCTTTACCTAATATCAAATCTGCCGGATAATCCTCTGTCGGACGCACCAACACACCCGGAAGAAAACGAACTCCCAATGGTTCCACGATCGGATTCATCTCTTCTACTCTCCGGGGTTCTCCCGCTATCAATAAATTTCCCCCACGATCTATATATCTACTCAACACGGCATATTCTTCCGGAGAATAAGCAGTCTTGACATCCGCTATAACCAAAATATTTATTTCTTCCGGGATATCCTGTTCCAAACGAACTTCACACACGTCAAAACCTTGATTAATCAAAGCATATCTAGCCGGCTTATCGTAAGAGAAACGTAAATAATCACGATCTCCCCCTTTGTTTATATCCCGTTCGCCATGTCCCGTTACAAAACCCACTTTTGGCAGTTTCATCACAATCCGCTTGATCGCCGCCGCAATCTCCTTTTCATCCGGATGCACGATCATATCATCGTATATCCTTAAAAAAGTCTTCTCTCCACTTTCCCGTTCGATCAAACGTACAAAATTCTTTGCTTCACCAGCCAATTCCGGGTATTGTGCAACTACCTCCTCGTAAGGACGCACCTTTGCGGTATCCAACTTCCAAACTTCAGCCACCTCTGCCATTTTCTCCCGTAAAGTATGATTCGGGAAATGACGGTCCAGCACCACGTTCGTCGTCGTATCATAATAATAAACATACTTCAATTTAATCTCAGGCTTAAAACGGATAAATTTAGACAAACGCTCTTTATCCCGATTTATAGCTTCAGGCGAAGCGAACGTATTACGCGACGGCGCTATCAAATTCGAGAAAGTAGTAATTGTCATTCCTCCTTCAGCCATTTTCACAATATCCTGACTATTCTGAGTTAATGTATTTACTTTCATTCGAGTTGCATCATAATACAATTTCAACACGGGCAATGTCGTAAAATAGCCGAGTATAATAGCCAACACACAAACTCCAACATATCTTCCCAGATTCATTGCCAAAGTACTCTTCTGCCGAACTGCATTTAAACGCAAGACTGACAACGAGATAAAAAGGGCTGAAACCAGAATAAAATACACAACATCCTCAGAACAGATCATCCCATTGGCAAACTGACTGGCACGTCCGTTAATAGCCAACCAATAAGTCAAATCCCGTACAAATTCAACATGCTGCCAAGAATTCCCAACGTATCCCAACATGGCAAATATAGCGATCGTTCCAATTGCCGCAACTACCTGATAAGAAGTTAAACTAGACATGAACAAACCGATAGATGCGTAAGTACAAAATAATAAATATATTCCCAACATTCCCGCCAAAACAACCGGCATATCGAAATTCTGAACGATACATGCACTATACAATACCACGACAAAAACTCCCCCCAACATACATAACCCGTACACCATCATGGCAAGAAACTTACCCAAAATAATTTGAGTATTCGTGATCGGAGAAGAATACAGAAGTTTTATAGAACCACTACCGAATTCCCGACTCATCAATCCCATCGTCAACAAGGGAACATAAAAATACAGATTCCGTTGAATCGCCTCGAATAACCCTCTCAATCCTGAAAATATAGACATCGTCAAATTCCCTTGCATACGCCCTAATTCCTGCCCCATCACCTTTGGTTCAAGAATAGAACAATAAGTCATTCCAACTTGAAACAAGAAAATAACCAGAATTAACCAGGCTACCGGCGAATAAAACAACGTTTGCAACTCCGTCAATGCCAATTTATATATCTTTTTCATATCACTTACTATTTACTTTTTTTAGACAACTCTGCAAATATCGAATCCAAAGAACTCTTTTCCTGACGAATCTCAGTTAAATGCCAGCCTTTACGTACACTGGCTTCCACCACCCGGTCTATCACATCCACGGCGTCATTATACTTCAGACGATAATGAATTCCCCCTAAATAACTCACGTCAAGCACTCCCTCCAACTCCTTCAGTTCTGCCTCACCCGGATTTTCCCGCAAAGAAACAAATATCGTATTCGGGATAATATAATTATCAAAATCCCGTACCGTTCCCGAGAAAATTAATTGTCCGTTTTCAATCATAAAAATATGATCACACACAGCCTGCACTTCCGGCAATATATGCGTTGAAAGAATCACCGTACGATCTTCGGCTATCTTTTTAATTAAATTCCGAACTTCTGCAATTTGATTCGGATCCAACCCGTTCGTCGGTTCATCCAGCACAACAAAATCAGGATTGTGAATAATCGCTTGAGCAATCCCAACCCGTTGCTGGTAACCACCGGAAAGATTACGAATCAACCGATTTCGGAAATGTGTTATATTACATTGTTCTAAAACCCGATCTATCGCCTCTCCAACCTGTTTACCCGGGATATCCCGCATATTGGCACAGTGTTTCAAATACTCCTCCACCGTAAGATCCACGTGTAACGGGGCCTTTTGCGGTAAAAAACCGATCAGACGTTTAGCCTCCACCGGATGTTTACGAGTATCGATTCCCCGAATAAACACGTCTCCCTCGGTCTGTTTCAAAACCCCGCACATAATATTCATCGTGGTTGACTTACCTGCACCATTCGACCCCAATAACCCGTAAATACCATTCTTACTTATTTCCAAATTTATATCTTTAACGGCCCAATGAACCGAATACCGGTGAAAAAGATGTTCCACCTTCACAATTGGTTGTTCCATACAATTTTATTTAAGATTTACACAATACGTTCCACTAAAGGCCTAAAAAGACCTTTATCAATTTTTGATTTTAAAGATTCAGTGATTTTAAATTTCATTCGCACCACCTGCCCCGCTTTACAATCACTGAATCATTCTACCTAAACATTACACGTTAAATTTCACATGATTATAATATCGAACTTGCTTTCTCCGACAGGCTTTTTTTACTCGTCGGCTTTCGGTATATTATACTTATTCCAATTCGACCATTTAAATTCAAGATCAACAATTCGACCAAAACCCTCTTTCTGATAAATCAAATGCGTGGGGTCAAAAAGATGTTCATTCTTTATCGTAAACGTCGCAAAAATCCCATTAGCCGTCACAACACCTAACTCAGTTTCCGACGAGTTGGTCTCAAGATCCACGATCACATCTCCCCCTTCAACTTCATCAAACTTATAAGCTTTCTTGGTCGACAAATCATACCAATAAATCGTATTACCACTCGAAAAGAAAAAGTACCCGCGTTGCCTCAACCGATAAAACTTAGAATCTTCACTCAAATACTTCGCCCCGTCAAAATTCGATTGATCACAGCTAGACATGGCTATTGCAGAAAAAGGCGGGTTTACCGTGGGAACAAAATAAGCCACCTGCATATTCAAAGCTTTCACAACGTCTCCTCTCTTGAAAAGGGCAAAAGTGGGTATATCACTCCACGACGATTCCTGCCCGGAACGCATATACAACAAATCCCAGTCCCCGTAATCATTCAAATTTATCAACGTATCCACGTCAAGCATTCGGATCGGATAAAACCTCTTGATAGCAGAAGTATTATACCCGCTCCCGAACCACAACAACCGACGATTTTCCGCATCGTTAAAAGCATTAAAAAAAGCCGCCGTGGGTTTTCCGGTAAAAATGATATCCCGGATATTCAAACGTTCCCCTTCCAACTGCATACGTACTCCCGTGAAAGGAGTCGTGAATAAATCAACATTCCTACCATCACCCAAATAATCCCTAGAATACAAATTTCCATTCTCATCCAACAAAAAATCCACCCCGTTTCCCCAAAAGAAATCCTTCACGTTCAATCCGACAGGTACATCTCCCACGAAATCCTGGGCTACAGTCATCTCTTTAATATAAGACGACCCGTTCAAATACAATGACCCACTCTCTTGAATCACGACCACAACCGTACTATTATTATGTATGATCTGTCTCAACCGCTTCGGCCCACTCCCCAAACTCTCATCCGGGTAAAGTGTCTTGTACAAATCCGGGTACTCCGTATAGAAACACTTTTTATCATCCGTCATTTCCGGCCGAATATATGACAAAGCTGACTCTCCGCTTTTCTCGCTCAAAATCAACCAGCCTTGACTCAAAGCCGCCTGTCCGGTCAACGTCACCTCATCGGAAGAATGCACAACATTCGTGCGCAAATCCATAGCACACATTCTCACCCCTACACTCTTTTCCGCGTTAGGATAAAAATCCAGATCGAAACCGACACAAGCCGTGTCAACAGCGGCAACACCTTCTTTTTTATCCATTATCTCCCACCAATAACTGAAATTCACGGAATCTCCCTCTTGCTCGTATGTCACTTTAGGAGAATAAAAATAACGCTCTCCCAGATAATACGTCTTATTCTGCGGATTCACCTCTAAAGTAATCCCATTCGTGGGAGTATAATCATAATGCCCTTTATCCTCGTAACAGCCATTCAGCATCAATACCCCGGCCGCAAGACTAATATAACTAATTTTATTCATGACTTTTCACAATTAAACATTAACCTCTCACCGGAACTGTAATTCCCGCAAGTTTAATCCCATTATATTCCGTCACACCAGCTTTTTCCTGATCTTCCAACCAATACTTAAACTGCAAAGCGTAAGCACGTTTCTCTGCTGGCGATGCTTCACTCAAGTCCGTTTGATTCGTAACGATAATAAATAACGTATATTTATCATCGCTATACGTACCCAAATAATCATTCACGATACCCCGATCCCACCAATCCGGTTGAGACATTTTATCACTTACTCGCACAATGGCATAATCATTATCCGAAGGAATAACCGTGAAATTCCCATTATCTTTTAAACGCAAAACAATCCGGAACTCATCCTCTTTCATATCTGCCGTACGATTCAACTTCATCCGTAACGTGTCTGAAAAAACACCGGCCCCGAAAGTCACTCGTTCCAGCGAAAAGTGAGTACCCTCAATACCGGTACTCATATCTTTATCCACAACCACCTCGTAATCCAAAGCCGAAGCGAGTACGCTTCCCGCAATCTCTACCGGTAACTTTACCTCAAACGAATTTTCTGTCGGGTAATTGACAAACGACACCCTTACCGAATCCCGATAGGTACTCGTAAAGCGAATATAATTCTCCGGTGCATTATACCTCATAATCTTCTCTTCACTACAAGAGAAAAACACCAAAACAAGGAAAATAACATATATCTTATTCATAACTCTACACTCTATCATTAAATATCAGTTTCACTCTCCGGTACGGGAACAACCCAGCGCCCCGTCATATCAATCGGATCTTCCTCCCCATTATACATATCCCGTCCCAAACGCTTGTGCATATAAAAACTACCTCCCTCCGACAATGTCTCCCGGATAATATCATTATACAAGATTTCCAAGAACTCATTTTTACTCGTTACGTTCAAAGGAATTTTCGCTTCACGGGCAACTCTTAAAGCTTGAAGAATCGATACCGCACGGGACAAATCCGTATCAGCCAAACATTCACACATAATATGATACACCTCGCTCAAGCGAATCACCGGAGCCAAAGGCCCTTGATATGCGATTACATCTTTAGCCTTATCCGTCAAGGCATCCGGGCTTTGCCATCTCAAAGAAGTATAATCACCGCCAATCAACACTTTCAACCTACAATCATCCTTATCTTCTCCAAAAAGCAAATCCGTATTTTTCAAGTAATAAAAACTACCCGGTCCCCGATCGGCCTCGAACAACTCATACTCGGTTTGATTTACCGCCGTGAACAAAATATCCTCATACATCTTACGATACACATCATTTTTAGTACTAGCTTCCCCCATATCGGTTACTTTCGTGAAAAAGAACCAATTCTTCCCGGACAAACCATCCGGTCCGTAGGCATAAACATCATTAGCACACCGCAAAGCGTTCACCTTATCCCCATTCCACAAATATGCCCGGGCTAACAAAGCCGAAGCGGCAAAATAATTCATCCGCGTAGCGCGCCCGTTAAAAAACAACCCGCCTTTCACCGTCGACATATTCGCTTTAATCCTGGCTTCCACACTTTTAACAGCTGACACATTATACAACGTATCATGATATGCCAAACATGTCTTTGCTGCTTCCAAATCCTCGATAATCCTCCCCATCACGTAATCAACAGTCTCTTTCTCCGGAAAATGAAGAGGATAACTCGTCACGTAAGGAATATACCGCTTGCCATCATCCTGCACGGGGGCCGGGGCATACAACCTCATGATCTCAAAATGCATCAACGCACGCATCCCCAAAGCTTCTCCCAACACTAAATCCCGTTCCACTTTCCCGTAAGGGAAAAACGTTGTATCCTTCGTTTCTACCTGCTGTATCAAATTATTACAATTTGCAATCACGTTAAACGCCCGCTTCCATATCGGATCTGTTATTTTATTTGCACTCGAAGTACCGTAGGTATAACTTGTCAGATCCCAATAACGAGCATTAACCTCTTTGTTGTCATAATTCTGCCCCAACACGCTGGCTGCACCCCATGTCAAATCACGCCCGTACAAATCCTGTTGACTAATCAAATAATACAACCCGTTTATCGCTGTCCGGAACCCCTCGTAACTCCCGTATAACTGCTCCTGAGTCACGGTTGTACTGGAATCCACGTCCAACCAATCATTACAAGACCAACACGTGACACAAGCTATGATCCCTGCACATATTTTATTCCATGTTCTTTTCATAACTAAATCCCTTTAAAAAGTTGCATTCAAGGTAAAATTAAATGTTCTCGCAAACGGGTAAGATAAACCTCGTTCCCGTTTTACCGAAGACGTGTAAGCAATCTCATTCATATTCAACTGAAGTTTCATCCGACTAAAACCAATTCGATTAATCAAGTGAGGATCAAACTCGTAACCTAAAGAAAGAGAATTACAATTCACTAGACGATTTTTTTGAACAAAACGGGAAGTAGGACGCGTCACTTGATAACGATCCTTGATCGACTTCAACGGGGCAACATCCCCCGGCTCCAACCAACGTTGCGTGTACACCCTTTTGTCCACGTTACTCTTCCATATATCGGCACACTCCACGTTATCCACCAAAGTTGAATTATACAAATCACCTCCTGTCTCGAACAAAGCTGCCGTGAACAATGTCCACCTCTTCCAACGGAAATTGAACCCAAAAGATCCCTGCAACTTAGGCTCCGTATTGCCCACTACGACCTGATTCGTCGCATTCCAATCATAAGTAACCTTCCCATTGGCATCAAGAAACACTTCTTGCCCGTTCGCCGGAGATATACCCAACGACCGAACAGCATAAATTGACGTCAATGAAGCCCCTTCCGTGTATTTCAACAACGGTTTATTATAATTAGGATACTTCGAATAATAATCATCCACTTTCTGATTATATTCCTTCAACGCATCGGAAATCTCCATTATTCGATTCTTATTATGAGACGCCCGGAAAAACACGTTCAATCCCCAATCCTGCTTTTGAATCGCATTTACGTTCAAATTAACCTCAACACCCCGGTTCCTCACCTTACCCATATTATCTTTATAACTCGTAAAACCCGAAGACGGCACGATAGATACATCCGTGATCAAATCATTCGTAATCTTATCATACCACGACAAATTAAGCGTGTAACGTTTAAACAGAGTCATATCCAACCCCAGATTCAACGTTGATGTCTTCTCCCACGACAAATCCTCATTCCCCATATAAGTCAGCGTATCCCCCATCCCGGTCGTATGCCAAGCTCCGGCCTGCACCGTATACGTGTGACGAGCTGCAAAAGGAGGATAATTCACTTTACCAGTCTCCCCCCATGTTCCTCGAATTCGTAATTGAGAAAAAACACGGTTATCCACTAAAAATCTATAATTATGCATGTTAATTCCCACCCCGGTAGAATAAAAAGTTGCGAAACGCCGGTCACTACCAAACTCGGAAGATCCATCCGTTCGCATTGAAACATCCACCAAATAAATATTCTTATACGAATAATTCCCCATCATAAACAACCCGAACAACCTCGTGTGATTATCAGAAAAAGTAGGTATATTACTAGATAATCTATTCGCATACTGAGGTTTATTCAAATCGGAAGAAGGGAACCCGATATATTTCGTTGACTCATACTCGCTTTTAGAATCCTGCACGTTCATCCCCACGCTCAAATTAACATTATGATCTTTGAACACCCGATTATAACTCAACAAAAGACTCATATCCAAACTAAAATTCTCTGACCGTGACTCACTCAACGTTCCCCGTTCCAAAACATCCTTGCCATCAAAAGTAGCGGAAGCCGGATCTTTAAAATTCCGTGTTTTCGTATCCTTATAGTTAATACTCAACGTACCTTTCAACAAGAAATTCTCTAAAAAAGTAATATTAAATCCCAAATTATTCGTGAATTGATTATAACTACTTCCACTCTCGTTATTCACCATCAACGCCTCGTAAAGCGGATTTACCGAACCGGAATTTTGCCCGTAAACTTTTGGGAAACGATTTACCAACTCCCCGGTTTCCAAATCATACGGGGCAAAATAAGGTTGCATTCTTACATAATCCCCGAAAGAACCATAAGGAGAATTCTCGGACACCGTACGAGCAAAAGAAGCATCATTTGTCACCTGCCACGATTTCATCCGGTAATCCAACTTCAACCCGACACTGAAACGTTCTCGCAAAGACTTCTTCATCACTCCGTTATCCATTCCATAACGCAAATTCAACGCAAAACGGATCGCCTCCATACCCCCGTTTATACTCAAACTATGATTATGATTAACCCCCGTCCGCAAAGGCTTAGAAAGCCAATAAGTATCCACTCCGCGAGTTATATAATTATTCTTCATTCTCCAATCTGCCAACCGGGAAGCATAAGTAGTCCCCAATCCCAGAGGATCATCCGCATCCAGCAAGCCTACCGCAACTTCAGCCTCTAACTTTCCCCGGGCATCCATCAAACTATAAGACGTCAAATCCGGCTGCGTTATAGACCCGGTCAAATTATACGTCACGTTCAATTTTCCCACAGTCGGAGCCACCGATTCGATAACAATCACCCCGTTAGCCGCACGAGAACCGTAAATCGCTGTTGCTGCCGCATCTTTCAATATCGTTATATTCTCAATCAAATTCGGATCCATATCATAAATCTTCTCTGCAGACACTTCATACCCGTCTAAAATAAAAACAGGCAAATTCGGGTTAGCTGTCAACGCATATTCCGACGTTTCGGATTGCAACACCTCCAACTCGGAGACGCCACTAATCCCGGAACGCCCCCGCACGTAAAACTCCGGTAAAGTATTCGGATCAGACCCCATCTCGTTATTCTCCATGATACGTAACGAAGGATCAAAAACCTGTAAAGCCGCAATCACGTTACCTTGAGAAACCTTCAATAATTCTTCCCGCTTCACCTCCGTGTAAGCTCCCGTAAAACTAGATTTACGAATGGTCGCATATCCCGTAACAACGACTTCCTCAACCTCCGTCACGTCCGGCTTCATCTTCACGTTCACAACCTTCGTGCTATCCTCAATCACAACTTCCTGCTTCTCATAACCGATGGATGTAAATACCAGCGTCACGGGTAATTTCATAGCTAAAGCATATTTAAACTTCCCGTCAACATTACTGGAAAATCCCACGCTCGTA from Butyricimonas virosa encodes the following:
- a CDS encoding SusC/RagA family TonB-linked outer membrane protein; the encoded protein is MMMRLVGLICLWCLLGVPKVGYAQARLVSLEVKETPIKQVLRVLGSEYGKDFFYSNVQVDMNERVSVTLKNVTIGEALKRIFAGKEVKFEEKEDFVLILEVREQIKSSQVREVNGSVCDEKGMPLPGVTILIKGTSVGFSSNVDGKFKYALAMKLPVTLVFTSIGYEKQEVVIEDSTKVVNVKMKPDVTEVEEVVVTGYATIRKSSFTGAYTEVKREELLKVSQGNVIAALQVFDPSLRIMENNEMGSDPNTLPEFYVRGRSGISGVSELEVLQSETSEYALTANPNLPVFILDGYEVSAEKIYDMDPNLIENITILKDAAATAIYGSRAANGVIVIESVAPTVGKLNVTYNLTGSITQPDLTSYSLMDARGKLEAEVAVGLLDADDPLGLGTTYASRLADWRMKNNYITRGVDTYWLSKPLRTGVNHNHSLSINGGMEAIRFALNLRYGMDNGVMKKSLRERFSVGLKLDYRMKSWQVTNDASFARTVSENSPYGSFGDYVRMQPYFAPYDLETGELVNRFPKVYGQNSGSVNPLYEALMVNNESGSSYNQFTNNLGFNITFLENFLLKGTLSINYKDTKTRNFKDPASATFDGKDVLERGTLSESRSENFSLDMSLLLSYNRVFKDHNVNLSVGMNVQDSKSEYESTKYIGFPSSDLNKPQYANRLSSNIPTFSDNHTRLFGLFMMGNYSYKNIYLVDVSMRTDGSSEFGSDRRFATFYSTGVGINMHNYRFLVDNRVFSQLRIRGTWGETGKVNYPPFAARHTYTVQAGAWHTTGMGDTLTYMGNEDLSWEKTSTLNLGLDMTLFKRYTLNLSWYDKITNDLITDVSIVPSSGFTSYKDNMGKVRNRGVEVNLNVNAIQKQDWGLNVFFRASHNKNRIMEISDALKEYNQKVDDYYSKYPNYNKPLLKYTEGASLTSIYAVRSLGISPANGQEVFLDANGKVTYDWNATNQVVVGNTEPKLQGSFGFNFRWKRWTLFTAALFETGGDLYNSTLVDNVECADIWKSNVDKRVYTQRWLEPGDVAPLKSIKDRYQVTRPTSRFVQKNRLVNCNSLSLGYEFDPHLINRIGFSRMKLQLNMNEIAYTSSVKRERGLSYPFARTFNFTLNATF
- a CDS encoding RagB/SusD family nutrient uptake outer membrane protein, translating into MKRTWNKICAGIIACVTCWSCNDWLDVDSSTTVTQEQLYGSYEGFRTAINGLYYLISQQDLYGRDLTWGAASVLGQNYDNKEVNARYWDLTSYTYGTSSANKITDPIWKRAFNVIANCNNLIQQVETKDTTFFPYGKVERDLVLGEALGMRALMHFEIMRLYAPAPVQDDGKRYIPYVTSYPLHFPEKETVDYVMGRIIEDLEAAKTCLAYHDTLYNVSAVKSVEARIKANMSTVKGGLFFNGRATRMNYFAASALLARAYLWNGDKVNALRCANDVYAYGPDGLSGKNWFFFTKVTDMGEASTKNDVYRKMYEDILFTAVNQTEYELFEADRGPGSFYYLKNTDLLFGEDKDDCRLKVLIGGDYTSLRWQSPDALTDKAKDVIAYQGPLAPVIRLSEVYHIMCECLADTDLSRAVSILQALRVAREAKIPLNVTSKNEFLEILYNDIIRETLSEGGSFYMHKRLGRDMYNGEEDPIDMTGRWVVPVPESETDI